One Polaribacter reichenbachii genomic window, CATCATAACAACTGGTGCTTTAAAATTTTGAAACCAACCTACAATTAAAATGTAAATTAAGATAATAGCGCCTAAAAACGCGATTCCTAAATCTCTAAAAACTTCTAAAGTAATTTGCCATTCTCCATCCCATTTCACGGTATAATTGTCTTCAAAATCTGGCTGACCTAAATACATTTCATTTAATTTGTATCCTTTTGGTAGTTCAATTTTATTTAATTTTTCTTCCATTCCTAAAATTGCGTATGCAGGACTTTCTAATTCTCCAGCCATATCTGCCATTACATAAACTACTCTTTTTTGATTTTTTCTGTAGATACTTTTTGCTGCAATTGTTTCTTTTATTTCAACCAAATCTGCAATCGGAATCATATTCCCCATTTTAGATTTTACTTTTAATTGGGAAATATCTGAAATGGTAGATTTCTCTTTTTCATCTAAACTCAACACCAAACCAACTTGATTTACAGCATTTTCATCATACAAAGTTGTAATTGCTCTGTTAGACAAAGCCATATTCATTGTATATGCAATTTGTTGTGGAGCAACACCATACAACATTGCTTTTTCTTTGTTAATTTCGAATTGATATTCTTTTTGATCTGCTTCAACCATCCAATCAATATCAACAACATCGTCTGTGTTTTTTAAAATTTCTTGAACACTATTCGCAATTTCAATTTGTTTATTATAATCTGGCCCGTAAACTTCAGCAACAATCGTCGATAAAACTGGTGGTCCAGGTGGAACTTCTACTAATTTTACGTTTGCATTGTATTTCTTTGCTATTTTTTGAATTTCTGGTCTTAATAATTTTGCAATTCCGTGACTTTGAATTTCACGTTCGCCTTTATCAACCAAATTCACTTGAATATCTGCCATATTAGAGCCACCACGTAAATCGTAATGACGAACTAATCCATTAAAAGTAATTGGTGCAGAAGTACCCACATAATTTTGATAATTTACTACTTCTGGTCTTGTAGATAAATACTGTGCAATTTCTTGTGTAACCACTCCTGTTCTTTCTAAAGTAGTTCCTTCTGGCATATCAATTACTACTTGAAACTCATTTTTATTATCAAAAGGCAACATTTTTACGGCAACAGAGTTGGTAACAAATAATACCATAGTTGCCATTAATAATAAAAATGTACCCCCTAAAAACAACCATCTTTTAGTTCCGTTTTCTAATAAAGGTCTTTCTAATTTATTATAAATTCTATAAATTAAAGTTTCTTCTAAAGGCTTTTCTTTTTTCTCCTCAGCACCTTTTTTATCTTTTTCTCTTAAGAAAATATATCCTAAATAAGGTGTAATTGTCAACGCCACAAATAATGATAAAATCATTGCAATTGATGCTCCAATTGGCATTGGCGCCATATAAGGACCCATTAAACCAGATACAAAAGCCATTGGTAAAACAGAAGCAATTACTGTAAATGTTGCCAATATTGTTGGGTTTCCAACTTCGTTAATTGCATACAAAGCAGCCTGTTTAAAAGGCAAGCGTTTCATCTTAAAATGCCTGTGCATATTTTCGGCAATAATAATGGAATCATCTACCACAATACCTGTTACAAAAACCAAAGCAAAAAGCGTAATTCTGTTTAAAGTATAATCTAACATGTAGTAACTTAACAGTGTTAAAGCAAACGTAATTGGCACAGATAAAAACACAACCAATCCTCCTCTCCAACCCATAGCTAACATAACTACAAGTGTTACTGCGAAAATTGATCCAATAAGGTGTAATAATAATTCTGATACTTTATGAGATGCAGTTTCACCATAATTTCTAGTAACTTCAACGTGCACATCATCAGGAATTAAAGTTGTGCGTAAATGATCTACTTTATCTAAAATAACTTCTGCAATTTTCATAGCATCTGCTCCTTTTCTCTTAGCAACAGAAATAGTAACTGCTGGATATTCTGATTTATATTCAGCAGATTTTTCACTTGCTTTTCCAAAACCTAAAGACACATAATTTTGTGGAATTTCTGGTCCATCAACAATTTTTGCAATTTGTTTTAAATATATAGGCTGATTTTGTTGTACACCAACTACCAAATTTTCTACATCTGTTACAGAAGCCAAAAACTTACCCGTATTTACTAAAAATTCAGTATCATTTTTATCAAAACTACCCGATGTTAATTGTGTATTATTGGCTTTTATCATTTCTGATACCGACAATAAATCCAATCCGCTTGCAGCTAATTTGTCCTTGTCTAAAACCACTCTTAATTGACGGTTTCTTCCACCAATTTTATGTGTGATTGAAACATCATTTACTTTCTTAATTTCGCTTTCTAATTCTTGCCCCATTTGGCTTAATTGATAATCACTGTAGTTTTCACTCCACAATGTTAATCCCAACATTGGCACATCATCAATAGCACGTGTTTTAACCAACGGAAACGTAACGCCAGCAGGCATTTGATCCATATGTTTGTTTATCTCATTGTATAATTTTACAAAAGAACGCTCTATATCTTCGCCCACATAAAACTGCACAATTACCATTGCTTTTTCATTCATAGCAGTAGCATACACATACTCTACACCTTTAATATTAGAAATTAATTTCTCTAAAGGTTTTACAACTCTATTCTCAACTTCTGTAGGGCTTGCTCCTGGATAACCTACAAAAATATCTGCCATTGGCACATCAATTTGTGGTTCTTCTTCTCTCGGAATTAAAAAAGAACTGTACACACCAATCACCATAAAAACGATCATTAGCAATACTGTCAATTTCGATCCGATAAAGACTTTTGCAATTTTTCCAGCTAAACCTTCTTTCATATCTTTTATATTTTTGGGCGTTTAAACAGGCTATTCATTTCAATCTTTTTTTGCCATAAACGGCAGCAAAAAAAGGATTTCCACTTCTATCCTTAACGCAATAATTCTAACTAATTCTGTAACTTTATTTACACTTATTTACAGTCAACTAAGACTAAAAACTGCTTACTGAATACTAACTTTAGCACCATTATATAATTTTCCTTCAGCAGAAAATATATAAGCTTCATCAGCATTTAAACCAGATAAAACCTCTACTTTATCACCATAAGTTCTTCCTAAACGCAACCAACGTAATAAAGCCGTATTACTTGTACTTACTGTATAAACACCAGATAATTGTCCGTTTTTAACAAGAGCTTCTGTAGGAATTAAAACCATAGAAGAAGCCGATTTTCTTTCCAAAGGAAACTGAACTGTAGCAAACATCCCTGATAAAATGGAATCATCTGTTTTAGCTAAAGTTATTTTCACTAAAAATTGTCCACCCGTATTTTTAGCAGAACTACTTACTTCACTTACTTTACCTTGAACAGTTTTCCCAATTGCTTTCACTAAAACATTTACATTTGTCCCTTTTTTAATTTGAGAAATTTCTGTTTCTGGCACCATTGCAATTACTTCAAAATTATTTGGTGTTTCTAAACTAATTAAAGGCATTCCAGGATTTGCCATATCACCTTCTTCAATATTTTTACTTGTAATTACACCACTAAAAGGAGCAGTAATATTACTATATGTAAATTGTGCATTGATTTCGTTTTTCATTTGTTTTGCAGATTCTAAACCAGCTTTTGCCATTTGGTAATTTGCTGTCATATCATCCATTTCTTTTTGAGAAATGCTATTACTTGCCATTAAATTTTTAAAACGATTGTAATTTTTTTCTGCATTTGTAAAAGCAGTTTGTGCTTGTGTAATTCCTGCATTTACTTGGGCTTTTTTTGCTTGCAAATCTGTATTATTAATTGAAACTAACAATTGACCTTTTCTTACTTTATCACCAACATTTACGTGAACTTTGGTTACAAAACCCATTATTCTTGTGCTTAAATCTGCACTATTTGTAGCTTGTATTTTTCCGCTTACAGACAAAAATGGGTTATTGCTATTTGCTTTAATTTTATTTACCACAACTTTAATTGCTGGCGAATTATCTGTAC contains:
- a CDS encoding efflux RND transporter permease subunit, which translates into the protein MKEGLAGKIAKVFIGSKLTVLLMIVFMVIGVYSSFLIPREEEPQIDVPMADIFVGYPGASPTEVENRVVKPLEKLISNIKGVEYVYATAMNEKAMVIVQFYVGEDIERSFVKLYNEINKHMDQMPAGVTFPLVKTRAIDDVPMLGLTLWSENYSDYQLSQMGQELESEIKKVNDVSITHKIGGRNRQLRVVLDKDKLAASGLDLLSVSEMIKANNTQLTSGSFDKNDTEFLVNTGKFLASVTDVENLVVGVQQNQPIYLKQIAKIVDGPEIPQNYVSLGFGKASEKSAEYKSEYPAVTISVAKRKGADAMKIAEVILDKVDHLRTTLIPDDVHVEVTRNYGETASHKVSELLLHLIGSIFAVTLVVMLAMGWRGGLVVFLSVPITFALTLLSYYMLDYTLNRITLFALVFVTGIVVDDSIIIAENMHRHFKMKRLPFKQAALYAINEVGNPTILATFTVIASVLPMAFVSGLMGPYMAPMPIGASIAMILSLFVALTITPYLGYIFLREKDKKGAEEKKEKPLEETLIYRIYNKLERPLLENGTKRWLFLGGTFLLLMATMVLFVTNSVAVKMLPFDNKNEFQVVIDMPEGTTLERTGVVTQEIAQYLSTRPEVVNYQNYVGTSAPITFNGLVRHYDLRGGSNMADIQVNLVDKGEREIQSHGIAKLLRPEIQKIAKKYNANVKLVEVPPGPPVLSTIVAEVYGPDYNKQIEIANSVQEILKNTDDVVDIDWMVEADQKEYQFEINKEKAMLYGVAPQQIAYTMNMALSNRAITTLYDENAVNQVGLVLSLDEKEKSTISDISQLKVKSKMGNMIPIADLVEIKETIAAKSIYRKNQKRVVYVMADMAGELESPAYAILGMEEKLNKIELPKGYKLNEMYLGQPDFEDNYTVKWDGEWQITLEVFRDLGIAFLGAIILIYILIVGWFQNFKAPVVMMVAIPLSLIGIILGHWIMGAFFTATSFIGMIALAGIMVRNSVLLIDFINLRLEEGVPLKQAAIEAGAVRTTPILLTAGTVVIGAFVILFDPIFQGLAISLMGGTIVSTVLTLLVVPLVYYMIEKKNYK
- a CDS encoding efflux RND transporter periplasmic adaptor subunit — encoded protein: MKKYIYIITLLSASIFITSCGSEDKKAGTDNSPAIKVVVNKIKANSNNPFLSVSGKIQATNSADLSTRIMGFVTKVHVNVGDKVRKGQLLVSINNTDLQAKKAQVNAGITQAQTAFTNAEKNYNRFKNLMASNSISQKEMDDMTANYQMAKAGLESAKQMKNEINAQFTYSNITAPFSGVITSKNIEEGDMANPGMPLISLETPNNFEVIAMVPETEISQIKKGTNVNVLVKAIGKTVQGKVSEVSSSAKNTGGQFLVKITLAKTDDSILSGMFATVQFPLERKSASSMVLIPTEALVKNGQLSGVYTVSTSNTALLRWLRLGRTYGDKVEVLSGLNADEAYIFSAEGKLYNGAKVSIQ